In one window of Deltaproteobacteria bacterium DNA:
- the mfd gene encoding transcription-repair coupling factor, whose protein sequence is MASLSLDDKISRLLSHEWRGEKRISGLQGSAKAYAVSLAAQELDGPLLVLSPTVKEAEALFRDLLFFLGEEDQAKPLDSRVHLFPGWDILPFESLSPSPDHMAARMEGLHRLAQQRAPVVVATPAAVMQRVVPRDGFHSVRFAEGQEVDREHLLWQLSNLGFARAPLVEERGDFSVRGGIVDLFPPGYGRPVRLEFADDRIESIREFDPRTQRSRSYHEELVLLPIKEFTAGPGTNRDTLLRIEERADELGFTRKNKRALLESVREGVGFAGMEFLVPYFYDRPLPSLLDHLPRRGIVWCDQAARVEEELERFEKLVAQRAAKAVADERFHPPAEALYLDPDGWRQEGAAFRQIHSESLDTLAASEDPEAGISVRSYTNTDLHTALTAPQGAERSLAPLVEHLEQWRGQRVLFIARHAGDARRLQQLLAYYEVDLPISERPFQEVAETSRNGPAILLGDLTQGIRLPDEGLILVTLEELWGRRKRDPAVRKRENAGHFITSLSELRQDDVVVHLDQGIGIYRGLKYLKVAGTEGEFLHLEYQGGDRLYLPIDRINLVQKFIGADGDAPVLDRLGGTSWLKLKARTRKSIVAMAKELLRVYAAREVHDGHNFPPPDQAYREFETAFEYDETPDQEQAIADTLKDMTQSKPMDRLICGDVGYGKTEVAMRAAFTAVMDGRQVAVLAPTTILTQQHLETFRARFEPYPVRVESLSRFVTGKTVQESLKDLANGLIDIVIGTHRLLQKDVAFKNLGLVVIDEEHRFGVGHKEKLKQLRATVDVMSLTATPIPRTLHMSLSGIRDLSVIETAPPNRLAVRTYVTRYDEGVIRDAILREINREGQVFFLHNRVESIQRTGQKIMDLVPEARVTIAHGQMTPAELKKSMDRFHENEAQVLVCSAIIESGLDYPNANTILINRADRFGLAQLYQLRGRVGRSSRRAYAYLLLPASGTVTKDAEKRLRALQELDELGSGFKLALHDLEIRGAGNLLGREQSGQIAAVGFELYTQMMEETIHELKGEERRVRVEPEIRLGIPAYFPDDYMPSANQRLLFYKRLANLEDAAQLGELRDEIRDRYGHYPEVVENLFRVMELRRALIRALATQIIYQDGRLSLNFHATSTLNVDRLLKLAQEDHRGFRFSPEGRLAYTPDHADWPGLIDETCELLHAIC, encoded by the coding sequence GTGGCGTCCCTTTCACTCGACGACAAAATATCCCGACTGCTGAGCCATGAATGGCGCGGCGAGAAGCGCATCTCCGGCCTCCAGGGGAGTGCCAAGGCCTACGCGGTCTCTCTGGCGGCGCAGGAGCTCGACGGACCGCTGCTGGTGCTGTCGCCCACCGTGAAGGAAGCGGAGGCGCTGTTCCGCGACCTCCTCTTCTTCCTGGGCGAAGAGGATCAGGCCAAACCTCTGGACAGCCGCGTGCATCTCTTCCCGGGCTGGGACATCCTGCCGTTCGAGAGCCTCTCACCCAGTCCCGATCACATGGCCGCGCGCATGGAGGGGCTGCACCGGCTGGCGCAGCAGCGCGCGCCGGTGGTGGTAGCCACGCCCGCGGCGGTGATGCAGCGCGTCGTTCCGCGGGACGGCTTTCACAGCGTGCGTTTCGCCGAGGGACAGGAAGTGGACCGGGAGCACCTGCTGTGGCAGCTCTCGAACCTGGGCTTCGCGCGCGCCCCCCTGGTGGAGGAGCGCGGCGACTTCAGCGTGCGCGGGGGCATCGTCGACCTGTTCCCGCCGGGATACGGGCGGCCGGTGCGCCTGGAGTTCGCCGACGACCGCATCGAGTCCATCCGCGAGTTCGACCCACGCACCCAGCGTTCGCGCTCGTACCACGAGGAGCTGGTGCTGCTGCCCATCAAGGAGTTCACCGCGGGGCCGGGCACCAACCGCGACACCCTGCTGCGCATCGAGGAGCGCGCGGACGAGCTGGGCTTCACGCGCAAGAACAAGCGCGCGCTGCTGGAGTCGGTGCGCGAGGGCGTCGGCTTCGCCGGGATGGAGTTCCTCGTCCCCTATTTCTACGACCGCCCGCTGCCGTCGCTGCTGGACCATCTGCCGCGGCGCGGCATCGTCTGGTGCGACCAGGCGGCACGGGTGGAAGAGGAGCTGGAGCGGTTCGAGAAGCTGGTGGCCCAGCGCGCGGCCAAGGCCGTGGCGGACGAGCGCTTCCACCCGCCCGCCGAAGCCCTCTACCTGGACCCGGACGGTTGGCGCCAGGAGGGCGCGGCGTTCCGGCAGATCCACAGCGAAAGCCTGGACACGCTCGCCGCCTCGGAGGATCCCGAGGCGGGGATCTCGGTGCGTTCCTATACGAATACCGACCTGCACACGGCTCTGACCGCGCCCCAGGGCGCGGAACGATCGCTGGCGCCCCTGGTGGAGCACCTGGAGCAATGGCGCGGCCAGCGGGTGCTGTTCATCGCGAGGCATGCGGGGGACGCGCGGCGCCTGCAGCAACTGCTGGCCTACTACGAGGTGGACCTGCCCATCTCGGAGCGGCCCTTTCAGGAAGTGGCGGAAACCTCCCGCAACGGCCCCGCGATCCTCCTGGGCGACCTGACCCAGGGGATACGTCTTCCCGACGAGGGGCTGATCCTGGTCACCCTGGAAGAACTCTGGGGGCGCCGGAAGCGCGACCCGGCCGTGCGCAAGCGCGAGAACGCCGGCCACTTCATCACCAGCCTGAGCGAACTGCGCCAGGACGACGTGGTGGTGCACCTGGACCAGGGCATCGGCATCTACCGCGGCCTCAAGTACCTCAAGGTGGCGGGCACGGAAGGAGAGTTCCTGCACCTGGAGTACCAGGGGGGCGACCGCCTCTATCTGCCCATCGACCGCATCAACCTGGTACAGAAGTTCATCGGCGCCGACGGCGACGCGCCGGTGCTGGACCGCCTGGGCGGGACCTCCTGGCTCAAGCTCAAGGCGCGGACGCGCAAATCCATCGTGGCCATGGCCAAGGAACTGCTGCGGGTCTACGCCGCGCGCGAGGTTCACGACGGCCACAACTTTCCGCCGCCGGATCAGGCGTACCGGGAGTTCGAGACCGCGTTCGAGTACGACGAGACGCCGGACCAGGAACAGGCCATCGCCGACACCCTGAAGGACATGACGCAGAGCAAGCCCATGGACCGGCTCATCTGCGGCGACGTCGGCTACGGCAAGACCGAGGTGGCCATGCGCGCGGCCTTCACGGCGGTGATGGACGGCAGGCAGGTGGCCGTGCTGGCGCCCACCACGATCCTGACCCAGCAACACCTGGAGACCTTCCGCGCCCGCTTCGAGCCCTACCCCGTGCGGGTGGAGAGCCTGAGCCGCTTCGTCACCGGCAAAACCGTGCAGGAGTCGCTCAAGGACCTTGCCAACGGGCTCATCGACATCGTCATCGGCACCCACCGGCTGCTGCAGAAGGACGTGGCCTTCAAGAACCTCGGGCTCGTGGTCATCGACGAGGAACACCGCTTCGGCGTCGGTCACAAGGAGAAGCTCAAGCAGCTCCGCGCCACAGTGGACGTCATGAGCCTCACGGCCACGCCGATCCCGCGCACGCTGCACATGTCGCTGTCGGGGATCCGCGATCTGAGCGTCATCGAGACCGCCCCGCCCAACCGGCTCGCGGTGCGCACCTACGTGACGCGCTACGACGAGGGCGTCATCCGTGACGCCATCCTGCGGGAGATCAACCGCGAGGGCCAGGTGTTCTTCCTGCACAACCGGGTGGAGAGCATCCAGCGCACGGGCCAGAAGATCATGGACCTGGTGCCCGAGGCCCGGGTCACCATCGCCCACGGGCAAATGACCCCGGCCGAGTTGAAGAAGAGCATGGACCGGTTCCACGAGAACGAGGCCCAGGTACTGGTGTGCTCGGCCATCATCGAGTCGGGCCTGGACTACCCCAACGCCAACACCATCCTCATCAACCGCGCCGACCGTTTCGGCCTGGCGCAGCTCTACCAGTTGCGCGGCCGGGTGGGACGGTCGTCGCGCCGCGCCTACGCCTATCTGCTGCTACCCGCCAGCGGCACCGTGACCAAGGACGCGGAGAAGCGGCTGCGGGCGCTGCAGGAACTGGACGAGCTGGGGAGCGGCTTCAAGCTGGCGCTCCACGACCTGGAGATCCGCGGCGCCGGCAACCTGCTGGGCCGGGAGCAGTCCGGCCAGATCGCCGCGGTGGGCTTCGAGCTCTACACCCAGATGATGGAAGAGACCATCCACGAGCTGAAGGGCGAAGAGCGCCGGGTCCGCGTGGAGCCGGAGATCCGGCTGGGCATCCCCGCCTACTTCCCCGACGACTACATGCCCAGCGCCAACCAGCGGCTGCTGTTCTACAAGCGACTGGCCAACCTGGAGGACGCGGCGCAACTGGGGGAGCTGCGGGACGAGATCCGCGACCGCTACGGCCACTACCCCGAGGTGGTGGAGAACCTGTTCCGGGTCATGGAGCTGCGGCGTGCGCTGATCCGCGCCCTGGCGACCCAGATCATCTACCAGGACGGCCGGCTGTCGCTGAACTTTCACGCCACCTCCACCCTCAACGTCGACCGCCTGTTGAAGCTCGCGCAGGAGGACCACCGGGGCTTCCGGTTCTCGCCCGAGGGACGCCTGGCGTACACCCCGGACCATGCGGACTGGCCCGGGCTCATCGATGAGACGTGCGAGTTATTGCACGCGATTTGCTAG
- a CDS encoding peptidylprolyl isomerase produces the protein MKIARERLGRKGLCAAALLALFALSPGSAPANLVEKIVVVVNGVPHTFSDFRKFASESLSQSVRLDELTAGRVPQELLEEFITNELVQAEVKGTGIRVREEDIDNYIKALREQNKLSPAQFASMLARQGKDRARYRQEVRGQIERDELIRRNVRQRIHVTMQDAKRYYDANPQLYRTELRLRLRHLMLSLSEGASADGEQAVRARTEALRQEILDGGDFAALARTHSEGAGASDGGDIGWVKAEDLPDSLAKAAAALQKGAVSPPVRTNLGYHLVRAEDRQGGVRLGFEAVSEQVRDELYTRTLRERFAKWLKTDLRKKHRVEVKLSEYDFEAQEAERGTVGNLMATTAPPEREKGFWDYVNPLTYIYDEESIPDPSGVSDRKRVKLFGIPLFTTEAGDDEDVPLSEPIEGVAPTPPTSGTNP, from the coding sequence ATGAAGATCGCTCGTGAACGCCTTGGTAGGAAGGGCCTGTGCGCGGCCGCGCTGCTCGCCCTTTTCGCGCTGTCCCCCGGCTCCGCTCCCGCGAACCTCGTCGAGAAGATCGTCGTGGTCGTCAACGGCGTGCCCCACACTTTCTCGGACTTCCGCAAGTTCGCCAGCGAGAGTCTGTCGCAGTCCGTCCGGCTCGACGAACTTACGGCCGGCCGCGTGCCACAGGAATTGCTGGAGGAATTCATCACCAACGAGTTGGTCCAGGCGGAGGTGAAGGGCACGGGCATCCGCGTGCGCGAGGAGGACATCGACAACTACATCAAGGCGCTGCGGGAGCAGAACAAGCTTTCGCCCGCGCAGTTCGCCAGCATGCTGGCGCGTCAGGGGAAGGACAGGGCGCGGTACCGCCAGGAGGTGCGCGGCCAGATCGAGCGAGACGAGCTGATCCGCCGCAACGTCCGCCAGCGGATCCACGTCACGATGCAGGATGCGAAGCGCTACTACGACGCCAACCCGCAACTGTATCGCACCGAACTCAGGCTCCGTCTCCGCCACCTCATGCTGAGCCTGAGCGAAGGCGCTTCCGCCGACGGGGAACAGGCGGTGCGGGCGCGCACCGAAGCGTTGCGCCAGGAGATTCTCGACGGCGGCGACTTCGCCGCGCTGGCGCGGACCCACTCCGAGGGCGCGGGCGCGAGTGACGGCGGTGACATCGGCTGGGTCAAGGCCGAGGACCTGCCCGATTCCCTGGCAAAGGCGGCCGCCGCCCTCCAGAAAGGCGCGGTCAGCCCGCCCGTGCGCACCAACCTGGGCTACCATCTGGTCAGGGCGGAGGATCGCCAGGGCGGCGTGAGGCTCGGCTTCGAGGCGGTTTCGGAGCAGGTGCGCGACGAACTCTACACCAGGACGCTCCGGGAACGGTTCGCCAAGTGGCTCAAGACGGACCTGCGCAAGAAGCACCGCGTGGAAGTCAAGCTCTCCGAGTATGACTTCGAGGCGCAGGAGGCCGAGCGCGGCACCGTCGGCAACCTCATGGCCACCACCGCGCCACCGGAAAGGGAAAAGGGCTTCTGGGACTACGTCAACCCGCTGACCTACATCTACGACGAGGAGTCCATCCCCGACCCTTCGGGCGTAAGCGACCGCAAGAGAGTCAAGCTGTTCGGCATCCCGCTGTTCACCACCGAAGCGGGGGACGATGAGGACGTGCCGCTCAGCGAGCCCATCGAAGGGGTGGCGCCGACGCCCCCCACCTCGGGCACCAACCCTTAG